The following coding sequences lie in one Mercenaria mercenaria strain notata chromosome 5, MADL_Memer_1, whole genome shotgun sequence genomic window:
- the LOC128557262 gene encoding uncharacterized protein LOC128557262, with the protein MAVPGKKTLATASTSSDEDLQVYCQPCDEEGPRRPAYGYCTDCQEHLCETCFKVHKKHKLSKHHILLDNESMPKTLQLSSTSDHTSMSADFRTPCPKHKREMIKFYCHDHKTLLCSVCVTLEHTVTSCKVNYIPDISAKVINSKEYHDILKVIDNITDQCHKMLEDVKKMTGNSNSSLADVLADIKTFRKEINQRLDELERQVEDAAKAIQQENAKNLKTTETTCDDVTKSLKTMFDSIKHLNTSKQADRLFMELKSAEKMIRYYENTIQHISAYDVEEYNFKPNEIISTLLETSLGTLTKKTNKQTRPPPTSTSVKSRNTSHQGEICVKSSNDESRCYITGMILLTPDLLIITDKTNKAIKMVDTRSQSVTDKLQLDTEPSKVSSVTSTELAVTLTNKKNIQFISASSKKLTKKHTLNVDGECFGISCHEKKLVVTYLRPAKLQILDTNGTILTTIRGENIFTNPTFVTTNSSSIYVSDWNMKSIMRLNWQGEVIGRYKGMDEPKGIILSDDETVFACDQHRNVIEEISGDLSKGKVVLKDLKSPFALCWCAQTKKLYFSCFFTDTRYDNYLQIFRLS; encoded by the coding sequence ATGGCCGTACCAGGGAAAAAGACATTAGCAACAGCTTCAACAAGCTCTGATGAAGATCTTCAAGTTTACTGTCAGCCCTGTGACGAGGAAGGACCAAGACGTCCTGCCTATGGCTACTGCACGGACTGCCAGGAACATCTTTGCGAAACTTGTTTCAAAGTTCACAAGAAACATAAACTTTCAAAACATCATATTCTCCTTGATAATGAAAGTATGCCAAAAACTCTTCAACTTTCTTCAACATCTGATCATACTAGTATGTCTGCTGATTTTAGAACACCTTGTCCTAAACATAAGAGAGAAATGATCAAGTTCTACTGCCATGACCATAAAACACTTCTCTGCAGTGTTTGTGTTACGCTTGAACACACAGTTACATCTTGCAAAGTCAACTATATACCCGACATTTCAGCTAAGGTTATCAACAGTAAAGAATACCACGACATCCTGAAAGTCATAGATAACATTACTGACCAGTGTCACAAGATGTTAGAAGATGTGAAGAAAATGACAGGCAATTCAAACAGTTCTTTGGCAGACGTACTGGCAGATATCAAGACATTCCGGAAAGAAATAAACCAAAGACTAGATGAACTGGAGAGACAAGTAGAAGATGCAGCAAAGGCCATACAACAAGAGAATGCCAAGAATCTGAAGACAACGGAAACAACATGTGATGATGTGACCAAATCTCTGAAGACAATGTTTGACTCCATCAAGCATCTTAACACATCAAAGCAAGCTGACAGACTTTTCATGGAACTGAAATCTGCTGAGAAAATGATCAGATACTATGAAAACACTATCCAGCATATATCAGCATATGATGTCGAAGAGTACAACTTTAAACCCAATGAAATAATATCAACTCTTCTTGAGACTTCACTTGGAACATTaactaagaaaacaaataaacagaCAAGACCTCCTCCAACCAGTACCAGTGTAAAATCAAGAAATACTTCACATCAGGGTGAAATCTGTGTCAAATCATCAAACGATGAAAGCCGTTGCTATATAACAGGAATGATTCTTCTTACTCCTGATCTTCTTATCATCACTGACAAGACTAACAAGGCTATAAAAATGGTGGATACCCGCAGTCAATCTGTTACTGATAAATTACAGCTAGACACCGAACCAAGCAAAGTCTCCTCTGTTACTAGTACTGAACTTGCTGTCACACTTActaacaaaaaaaacattcagttcATATCAGCCTCCTCAAAGAAACTCACAAAGAAACACACCCTGAATGTTGACGGAGAATGTTTTGGTATAAGTTGCCATGAGAAGAAACTTGTTGTGACATATCTGCGGCCAGCAAAACTCCAAATTCTTGATACCAATGGCACTATATTGACAACAATTAGGGGAGAAAACATTTTTACTAATCCAACATTTGTCACAACTAATAGTAGTTCTATTTATGTATCTGACTGGAACATGAAAAGCATAATGAGGCTAAACTGGCAGGGTGAGGTGATAGGTAGATATAAGGGTATGGATGAGCCTAAAGGTATAATTCTGTCAGATGATGAAACTGTCTTTGCGTGTGACCAGCACAGAAATGTTATAGAAGAAATATCAGGTGATTTATCTAAAGGAAAGGTTGTGTTGAAGGATCTGAAGAGTCCCTTTGCCCTTTGTTGGTGTGCTCAAACAAAGAAACTGTACTTTAGCTGTTTTTTTACAGATACAAGATATGACAATTACCTTCAAATTTTTAGGCTGTCATAA